A window of the Lolium perenne isolate Kyuss_39 chromosome 7, Kyuss_2.0, whole genome shotgun sequence genome harbors these coding sequences:
- the LOC127317487 gene encoding uncharacterized protein translates to MRSPACLLALVAALLLVLCLPAPAVAGRPLVAPRKPAPAEAAATARWLAAQNTWGVLSTISSDLGGSPFGNVVSYSDGVPGESHGIPYFYLTTLDPTARDALKDERTSFTLSEFPLGTCGEKDPENPSCAKLTLTGKLKVVDLQSPEADSAKTALFSKHPEMEGWPKNHNFGIYKLEIENIFLIDWFGGPKPISPSEYLEYGKDQGSLMFF, encoded by the exons ATGCGTTCCCCTGCCTGTCTCCTCGCCCTCGTCGCCGCCCTCCTCCTTGTTCTCTGCCTTCCGGCCCCCGCCGTCGCCGGCCGCCCTCTCGTCGCCCCCCGCAAGCCCGCCCCGGCCGAGGCCGCGGCCACCGCGAGGTGGCTCGCCGCGCAGAACACCTGGGGCGTCCTCAG CACAATATCAAGTGATCTAGGTGGTTCTCCTTTTGG CAATGTAGTATCATACAGTGATGGAGTGCCAGGTGAGAGCCATGGAATCCCCTACTTCTATCTGACTACTCTGGATCCCACTGCAAGAGATGCATTGAAGGATGAGAGGACTTCCTTTACCCTTAGCGAGTTCCCTCTTGGCACATGCGGGGAGAAAGATCCTGAAAACCCATCATGTGCAAAACTTACTCTTACTGGAAAG TTGAAGGTGGTTGACCTTCAGTCACCTGAAGCGGATTCAGCCAAAACAGCACTTTTTAGCAAACATCCTGAAATGGAGG GTTGGCCAAAGAACCACAACTTTGGGATCTATAAATTGGAAATCGAAAACATATTCCTGATCGATTGGTTCGGGGGTCCTAAACCTATATCCCCTTCAGAGTATCTTGAATATGGAAA GGACCAGGGCTCACTGATGTTCTTTTGA